In Oxalobacteraceae bacterium OTU3CINTB1, the sequence CGGCTCGGACGTCATCAAGATCTGCGCCACCGGCGGCGTGCTTTCGTTCGGCGACGATCCGCGCACCTCGCAATACACGCTGGAAGAGTTAAAGGCCATCATCGGCGACGCCCACCGCCTCGGACGCAAGGCGGCCGCCCACGCGCACGGCGGCGAAGGCATCCGGCTGGCGGTGCTGGCGGGGGTCGATTCGATCGAGCACGGCTCGTACATCGACGACGAAGGCATCAAACTGATGAAGGAGCACAAGACCTGGCTGGTGCCCACGCTCTACCTGGGCGACTGGCTGATCGAGAACGCCGAGGCGATCAAGCTGCCCAAGCCGCTGCTGGAAAAAGCCAAGGTGGTGTTGCCGCAGGCGCGCATCAATATCGGCCGCGCGATCAAGGCCGGCGTGCCGGTGGCGTTCGGGACCGACGCGGCGGTCTATCCGCACGGCTTGAACGCGCGCGAATTCGCGGTGCTCGTCAAGCTGGGGATGACGCCGGCGCAGGCGATCCGCACGGCCACCGTCAACGCCAGCGAATTGCTGGGCTGGAGCGACCGGATCGGAACGATCGAGGCGGGCAAGTTCGCCGACATGATTGCGGTCGACGGCGAACCGCTCAAGGATGTGACGGTGCTGGAGCGGGTCCAGTGGGTGATGAAGGGCGGCGCGGTGGTGCGCTAAGCCCGCGGTCAAACCCTAGCGCTCGGCCTTGAAGGCCTCGCGGCCGACTTCCACGGTGGTGGTGCCGTCGGTCAGCCAGATCTGGCCGTCCTGGATCGTGCATTGCAGCTGCATCGAACGCTGCGCCATGCGGGCCAGCTGCTCGGTGGCGTCGGCGTTCAGGTTGATCACGGTCAGGTTCTTGCAGCGCTCAACCTTGTTGGCCAGCGCTTTCCACCAAATATGGCTGGTGGCCGCGTAGCTGTACACATAGACGTGTTCCGAGCGGCCGCTGGCCTTCAGGATCACCTTCTCGTCGGGCTGGCCGACCTCGATCCACAGCTGGATCGCGCCGGTCAAATCCTTCTGCCAGATGTCCGGCTCTTCGACGTCGAACAAGCCCTTGGTGAAGGTCAGCGCCTCGTTGGCGTGGATCGCGAACGCCAGCAGCCGCACCATCATGCGCTCGTCGGTCTCGGACGGGTGGCGCGCCAGGGTCAGCGACTGGGTCTCGTAGAAATTGCGGTCCATGTCCGCGATCTGCAGGTCGGCTTTGTAAATTGTTGCTTTGAGGGCCATCGGTCAATCTCTTTATTTGAAGACGACAGTCTTGTCGCCGTTTTGCAAAATGCGGTGCTCGACAAACCACTTCACGGCGCGCGCCAGCACCACGCACTCGACGTCGCGGCCGATGGCCGACAAGGTCTCGGCGTCCATCGAATGGTCGACCCGCTCGACGTCCTGCTCGATGATCGGACCTTCGTCCAGATCGCCGGTGACGAAGTGGGCGGTCGCGCCGATCAGCTTGACGCCGCGGTGGTGCGCCTGCGCGTACGGCTTAGCGCCCTTGAAGCTGGGCAGGAAGGAATGGTGGATGTTGATCGCCTTGCCCTTCAACGCCGTGCACAGGCCCGGCGACAGGATCTGCATGTAGCGCGCCAGCACCACCAGGTCGATCTTGTGGGTGTCCATCAGCTCGATGACCTTGGCTTCCTGCGCCAGTTTGGCTTCCTGCGGCGCGCCGGTGGCCAGCGGCAGGTGGTGGAACGGAATATTGTAGCTGGCCGCCAGCTGGTAGAAATCCATGTGGTTCGACACGATCGCCGGAATCTCCACCGGCAGCAGCCCGCTCTTGTAGCGGAACAGCAAATCGTTGA encodes:
- a CDS encoding YaeQ family protein: MALKATIYKADLQIADMDRNFYETQSLTLARHPSETDERMMVRLLAFAIHANEALTFTKGLFDVEEPDIWQKDLTGAIQLWIEVGQPDEKVILKASGRSEHVYVYSYAATSHIWWKALANKVERCKNLTVINLNADATEQLARMAQRSMQLQCTIQDGQIWLTDGTTTVEVGREAFKAER
- the purU gene encoding formyltetrahydrofolate deformylase, translated to MTKPANPEYILSFSCHDQRGIVHRVSGFLADHGCNIIDSAQFGDSESRLFFMRVHFALEDGAINDELLRADFGLLAAEMQLTFDMRDAHYKPRVMLMVSKIGHCLNDLLFRYKSGLLPVEIPAIVSNHMDFYQLAASYNIPFHHLPLATGAPQEAKLAQEAKVIELMDTHKIDLVVLARYMQILSPGLCTALKGKAINIHHSFLPSFKGAKPYAQAHHRGVKLIGATAHFVTGDLDEGPIIEQDVERVDHSMDAETLSAIGRDVECVVLARAVKWFVEHRILQNGDKTVVFK
- a CDS encoding amidohydrolase family protein; its protein translation is MNVIASSVRLALLSLPAILLSSAAAAADSPAPPDAVTAIKAAHMVDVRKGTLIDDAVVLVSGERITAAGSKLAIPAGAKVIDLGNKTLLPGLIDSHTHLTGDPQDAGYAIVAKSIPRSTLTGAKNARLTLNAGFTAVRDVGADGYTDIGLRDAINDGDVPGPRIAASGPAMGITGGHCDDTLHAPQYGITGLGVADGVEEALKVTRRNIKYGSDVIKICATGGVLSFGDDPRTSQYTLEELKAIIGDAHRLGRKAAAHAHGGEGIRLAVLAGVDSIEHGSYIDDEGIKLMKEHKTWLVPTLYLGDWLIENAEAIKLPKPLLEKAKVVLPQARINIGRAIKAGVPVAFGTDAAVYPHGLNAREFAVLVKLGMTPAQAIRTATVNASELLGWSDRIGTIEAGKFADMIAVDGEPLKDVTVLERVQWVMKGGAVVR